One window of Dehalobacterium formicoaceticum genomic DNA carries:
- a CDS encoding uroporphyrinogen decarboxylase family protein, translating to MPEFHCNVFSFDSVVPIAEMKSYLPEKAVMGNVNCYALGSMSPEKVESLARFAMAKGADILAPACGLSTTTPLINVQKMANAARQQ from the coding sequence ATTCCGGAATTTCATTGCAATGTTTTCAGCTTTGATTCTGTTGTCCCCATCGCGGAAATGAAATCATATCTCCCCGAAAAGGCTGTGATGGGCAATGTTAACTGCTATGCTTTAGGAAGCATGTCCCCAGAGAAGGTGGAAAGTCTTGCGCGATTTGCCATGGCTAAGGGAGCAGATATTCTGGCTCCGGCTTGCGGGCTTTCAACCACCACACCCTTAATAAATGTTCAAAAAATGGCAAATGCCGCAAGGCAGCAATGA
- a CDS encoding uroporphyrinogen decarboxylase family protein: MPFCHTVEGEALGGLINLMDGKFGPRVAAYAYQSVEELTTLSDIDFSQGRIREVLKACQILKAQGERVVLEISGFMTVLNSLIDPTKIFVAWRKDAATVEKILRIIADNLYPYFVEAKKSGVDIISYADPVGSVRIMGPKYTEIIAKDFNLPLLKKAAALADENCIIHLCPKTSLILLGLELAEKKEIPFSKNIKYAEACLNTIGKEKIIGQSCIKDSQGVLSHGTIKALYLSV, translated from the coding sequence CTGCCTTTTTGCCATACAGTGGAAGGGGAGGCATTGGGCGGATTAATTAATTTAATGGATGGAAAATTTGGTCCCCGGGTGGCTGCCTATGCTTATCAATCTGTGGAAGAGCTTACAACCTTATCAGATATTGATTTTAGCCAAGGCAGAATCAGGGAAGTGCTCAAGGCATGCCAAATCCTTAAAGCTCAAGGAGAAAGGGTAGTTTTAGAAATTTCCGGATTTATGACAGTTTTAAACTCATTAATTGATCCTACGAAAATTTTCGTTGCCTGGCGCAAGGATGCCGCAACGGTGGAAAAAATTTTACGGATCATAGCTGATAATCTTTATCCCTACTTTGTTGAAGCAAAAAAATCCGGTGTGGATATCATCTCCTATGCGGATCCGGTGGGTAGTGTCAGAATTATGGGGCCTAAATATACTGAGATCATTGCCAAAGACTTTAACCTGCCCCTGCTGAAAAAAGCAGCGGCTTTAGCGGATGAAAACTGTATTATTCATCTATGTCCGAAAACAAGCTTAATTCTGTTGGGACTAGAGTTGGCAGAGAAGAAGGAAATCCCATTTTCCAAGAATATTAAATATGCAGAGGCCTGTCTAAATACCATCGGTAAGGAAAAAATCATCGGTCAATCTTGCATCAAAGATAGTCAAGGAGTTTTGTCCCACGGAACAATCAAGGCATTGTATTTATCAGTTTAA
- a CDS encoding uroporphyrinogen decarboxylase family protein, producing the protein MQHLTAKERLLAAAKKQQTDRPPCICPGGMMNMVFQEIMEKSNCLWPEAHVNADKMAGLVYALNEAGGFENYGVPFCMTVEAEAMGAQVNMGNLICEPHVVDSPLKSSAQVDLLKPLDVNTGRAKVVIDAIKILKAKNTEVPIIGNMTGPVSIAGTLVDMSALLKEFHINPADTVKLLDFIVENLIVFGKAQIEAGADAICIAEPSGTGEILGPKRFRDYSVKYVNEVLMHWMFL; encoded by the coding sequence ATGCAGCATCTTACCGCCAAAGAAAGACTCCTTGCGGCAGCAAAAAAACAACAAACTGATAGACCGCCTTGTATTTGCCCTGGTGGCATGATGAATATGGTTTTCCAAGAGATTATGGAAAAATCAAACTGCCTATGGCCGGAAGCTCATGTTAATGCGGATAAAATGGCAGGTCTTGTTTATGCGCTAAATGAAGCAGGGGGCTTTGAAAATTACGGTGTACCCTTTTGTATGACGGTAGAGGCTGAGGCTATGGGTGCCCAGGTGAACATGGGAAATCTGATCTGTGAACCCCATGTTGTTGATTCTCCTTTGAAATCTTCTGCCCAGGTGGATTTATTAAAGCCCCTGGATGTAAATACAGGCAGGGCAAAAGTAGTCATTGATGCGATTAAAATTCTAAAAGCAAAAAACACTGAAGTGCCTATTATTGGTAACATGACAGGGCCGGTGAGTATTGCCGGTACCTTGGTTGATATGTCTGCTTTGCTGAAAGAATTTCATATAAATCCTGCAGATACGGTAAAATTGCTGGATTTCATTGTCGAAAACCTGATTGTTTTTGGCAAGGCGCAAATAGAGGCGGGGGCAGATGCTATTTGTATTGCCGAACCCAGCGGTACAGGGGAAATACTGGGTCCGAAGAGGTTCAGAGACTATTCAGTAAAATATGTCAATGAGGTTTTGATGCACTGGATGTTCCTGTAA
- a CDS encoding AAA family ATPase has translation MKTNSTILNRIVDNIGKVIMGKRETVELVVISLVCKGHVLIEDVPGVGKTSLVSALAKSINASFKRIQFTPDILPSDITGFTLFNQRSGEFEYRPGTIMSQIILADEINRTSPKTQASLLEVMEENQVTVDGKTYKVPQPFMVLATQNPVEYLGTYPLPEAQLDRFFMKLSLGYPLPAEESKILTTLQLENPIESLKSVAGSSEIASVQQEVINIHVDQSLKDYIVAIVGQTRNHPDLVLGSSPRGSISLFKAAQAWAYYNNRNYVIPDDIKRMAVPVLAHRIILKQEAKLKKLSSEDLIASIMNSTHIPMVE, from the coding sequence ATGAAAACTAATTCAACCATTTTAAATCGAATCGTTGACAATATCGGAAAAGTGATTATGGGTAAAAGGGAAACGGTGGAGTTAGTCGTCATTTCCTTGGTTTGTAAGGGACATGTCCTGATCGAAGATGTACCCGGCGTGGGTAAAACCAGCCTTGTGTCAGCGTTGGCTAAATCTATCAACGCCTCGTTCAAGAGAATCCAGTTTACGCCGGATATTCTTCCTTCAGACATCACGGGGTTCACCCTATTTAATCAAAGGTCGGGAGAGTTTGAATACCGCCCGGGTACAATCATGAGCCAGATTATCCTGGCGGATGAAATAAACAGGACATCACCTAAAACGCAGGCAAGCTTGCTCGAAGTAATGGAGGAAAACCAGGTCACCGTGGATGGAAAGACCTATAAAGTTCCTCAACCCTTCATGGTGTTGGCCACTCAAAACCCTGTAGAGTATCTGGGAACCTATCCTCTCCCCGAGGCGCAGCTGGATAGGTTCTTCATGAAGCTATCCCTGGGGTATCCTTTACCCGCTGAGGAAAGCAAGATATTAACAACACTCCAGCTGGAAAACCCGATTGAATCCCTTAAGTCTGTAGCAGGCAGCAGCGAAATCGCCAGTGTGCAGCAGGAGGTCATAAACATCCATGTCGACCAAAGCTTAAAGGATTATATCGTAGCGATTGTAGGGCAAACACGCAATCATCCCGACCTGGTGCTTGGTTCAAGTCCCAGAGGTTCGATATCCCTGTTCAAGGCAGCCCAGGCGTGGGCTTATTATAACAACAGAAATTATGTTATTCCGGACGATATAAAAAGAATGGCCGTACCGGTTCTTGCACATCGGATCATTTTAAAGCAGGAAGCAAAGCTCAAAAAATTATCTTCAGAGGATTTGATAGCTTCGATCATGAATAGCACACACATTCCTATGGTGGAGTAA
- a CDS encoding YmaF family protein, with the protein MYYKRDRQNNCGNQKQTHTHEFLGSTKLAEEDDDRHNHRFAGVTSEKIPINCKEHVHTLLTNTDFLDHHHEVGATTGPNIELADGKHIHLVTGTTTCNDGHVHDFIFATLIQKPLV; encoded by the coding sequence ATGTATTATAAACGTGATAGACAGAATAATTGTGGTAATCAAAAACAAACACACACTCATGAATTTTTAGGTAGTACTAAATTAGCTGAGGAAGATGATGATCGGCATAATCATCGTTTTGCCGGTGTTACCAGTGAAAAGATTCCCATTAATTGTAAAGAACATGTGCATACACTGCTAACCAATACTGATTTTTTGGACCATCATCATGAAGTAGGAGCAACAACCGGCCCAAATATCGAATTAGCTGACGGAAAACACATTCACTTAGTTACTGGCACCACGACATGCAATGATGGACATGTTCATGACTTTATTTTTGCCACATTGATTCAAAAGCCTCTTGTTTAA
- a CDS encoding uroporphyrinogen decarboxylase family protein, translated as MHKDDQMTPVERAQAMAKGEDFDRLPIVPFFVTVAGKVAGMTHQEKRSNAKNQAAAQIACYEKFGHDSLVVEYGLFGIGQALGSTLSDPVDDAPSIDTYVLKNFDGIGSLDLSRVERKNHPWFQLNYEATEILIDKLGKEVPVGISIPGPFTVASTICPTEFLLKAVIKNPDKLHDLLRFSTEAIKIVFDGFLELGAGFTLCDPVASGTILRKKVYDSFVAPYTKELFDYFHSKGSGGCYHICGDTTSITESMVDTGCDVLSVDNRVDMAVVKEKVGHRLPIMGNVDPVEIIYLGNRETIFAGVKESVAKSYDSPKGYTFSTGCDIPIKTTLENMLIMMEAARYYGKMPINTSKFV; from the coding sequence ATGCATAAAGATGATCAAATGACACCTGTGGAGCGGGCACAGGCGATGGCAAAAGGGGAGGACTTTGACAGATTGCCCATTGTTCCTTTCTTTGTAACGGTAGCAGGTAAGGTTGCCGGGATGACACATCAGGAAAAAAGAAGCAACGCCAAGAATCAGGCAGCAGCTCAAATCGCCTGTTATGAAAAATTTGGCCATGACAGCTTGGTTGTGGAATATGGTTTGTTTGGCATTGGTCAGGCACTGGGCAGTACTCTTTCCGATCCGGTAGATGATGCTCCTTCCATTGATACTTATGTACTAAAAAATTTTGATGGCATCGGATCTTTAGATTTATCCCGAGTAGAACGAAAAAATCATCCTTGGTTCCAATTAAACTATGAGGCAACGGAAATTTTAATAGACAAGTTAGGAAAAGAAGTTCCTGTAGGCATCAGTATTCCCGGACCTTTTACAGTGGCATCCACCATTTGCCCCACTGAGTTTTTATTAAAAGCAGTCATTAAGAATCCCGACAAACTTCATGATTTACTCCGTTTTTCTACCGAAGCCATAAAAATCGTTTTTGACGGGTTTCTAGAATTGGGCGCCGGCTTTACCCTTTGTGATCCTGTAGCCTCGGGGACAATTCTGCGCAAAAAGGTTTATGATAGTTTTGTGGCACCTTATACAAAGGAATTGTTTGATTATTTCCACAGTAAAGGCTCCGGCGGCTGCTATCATATTTGCGGTGATACTACTTCAATTACGGAAAGCATGGTTGATACCGGCTGTGATGTATTAAGCGTAGATAATAGGGTTGATATGGCAGTTGTCAAAGAAAAAGTAGGCCATCGTTTGCCGATTATGGGTAATGTAGATCCTGTGGAAATTATTTATCTGGGGAATAGAGAAACAATTTTTGCCGGAGTAAAAGAATCCGTTGCCAAATCCTATGACAGCCCAAAGGGCTATACCTTCTCCACAGGATGTGATATTCCCATTAAAACAACACTGGAAAATATGCTGATCATGATGGAAGCAGCCAGATATTACGGCAAAATGCCGATAAATACAAGTAAGTTTGTATAA
- a CDS encoding DUF58 domain-containing protein produces MYGSLLMLAFLFVYFYGGKIPYMLFYTVLALPVVSFLLSAAGYFGFKYEQSLNNSSAVKGDKVTLKLQIVNRSLFILPYVSIQIFSGGLLSQESVIRNLSLQPFSKKEFFYDYVYKYRGCYELGVSGIVVQDFLGIFRLVRKNKMPLRVTVYPRLIIIDNMALVSRDLSEPISNLRNLHEDISTIEGIRKYNYGDSMSKIHWKLSAKMNELMIKEYQWKAAERTLFIVDLKRNPFTPDSNAFIGDKHIEAIVAVLRYYIHHGVAVRLVYHDEEIRSMDCNSPLDFENAYQTLAKVQFNQKVSFTDLIEGQIDYGINKPDILLSTSNLDDRLYETICRMKSVGYEISLVYISPEEIMGEKKPDTGQKLSVLPESGIRVYRINLRDEIKGVLEYGGR; encoded by the coding sequence TTGTATGGCAGCCTGCTAATGCTGGCGTTCCTTTTTGTTTATTTCTATGGTGGCAAAATACCCTACATGCTGTTTTATACAGTTCTGGCACTTCCGGTTGTTTCGTTTTTGCTTAGTGCTGCGGGGTATTTCGGGTTTAAGTATGAGCAAAGCCTTAACAATAGTTCAGCGGTTAAGGGCGATAAGGTCACCCTTAAGCTTCAGATAGTCAACAGGAGCTTGTTTATTCTGCCTTATGTAAGTATCCAAATTTTCAGTGGCGGTTTGTTATCCCAAGAGTCCGTCATCAGGAATCTATCCTTACAACCTTTCAGCAAGAAAGAATTCTTTTATGATTACGTATACAAATATCGAGGATGTTACGAACTTGGGGTGAGTGGAATTGTAGTTCAGGACTTTCTTGGAATTTTCAGGCTTGTACGAAAAAATAAAATGCCTTTGCGTGTAACTGTGTATCCAAGGCTCATCATCATCGACAACATGGCCTTAGTCTCCCGTGATTTATCTGAACCAATCTCAAATCTAAGGAATTTACACGAGGATATATCGACAATCGAAGGAATCCGTAAATATAACTACGGTGATAGTATGTCAAAAATACACTGGAAGCTTTCAGCGAAAATGAACGAACTCATGATCAAAGAATATCAATGGAAGGCCGCTGAACGTACCCTGTTTATCGTTGATCTGAAAAGAAATCCTTTCACGCCAGACAGCAATGCTTTTATCGGGGACAAGCATATTGAGGCTATTGTTGCAGTATTAAGGTACTATATCCATCACGGCGTTGCAGTGAGGCTTGTTTATCATGACGAGGAAATTCGGTCCATGGACTGCAACAGTCCCTTAGATTTTGAAAATGCCTATCAAACTCTCGCCAAAGTTCAGTTTAACCAAAAGGTAAGTTTTACAGATCTTATCGAGGGCCAGATAGATTACGGTATTAATAAACCTGATATTCTGCTTTCTACCTCAAACCTGGATGATCGGCTTTATGAAACGATTTGCCGAATGAAATCAGTTGGTTATGAGATCAGCTTAGTCTATATATCCCCTGAAGAAATTATGGGTGAGAAAAAACCGGATACCGGGCAAAAACTTTCGGTACTGCCCGAGTCAGGGATCAGGGTATACCGTATCAACCTAAGGGATGAAATAAAGGGTGTTTTGGAATATGGAGGTCGATAA
- a CDS encoding transglutaminase TgpA family protein, with amino-acid sequence MSYVINLIIAASLSFSFVYALTSALSMTYEAKDVFLLVFFASILCSIVFMNRLSQKIFAGALVLIAAGSLFYFYFKSSAFKLVYSKTIATFLWLKSYINGEVPLTPEYQLYTLLALSIAISLAVYLFTVKKFNFYVLLVGGMSLFAVQWILDYFVSFLPFYVFVLLILVCYFKYIYVRNNATVQRTSRQAPAAFLLLAAFMSALVFLFAYYMPASDQPLEGEWMQAKLNISNTGYFVTRSTGFSEESSRLGGNITLDDTLVMKVDSPEGGIYLKGAIRDLYTGSSWECVDSALTDLGETFQLNKFNADLLATSEDIRQFFNKISLKITYENLRTNTLFIPVKTESLKFDTGPLNLFLDPYGMLSSENFLGQDFNYNVEFYSLKKNNESLTQYLRNSSSRYNSSRYYQLPAELPERVKRLALEITSSTKNDYDRVKAIEVYLATNYKYTLEPGTTPKGRDFVDYFLFDLKQGYCTYYASAMTVLTRSLGIPARYVEGYVLPTQPVEGTTYEVTNSQAHAWVEVYFEGLGWIPFEPTSPFLENSNVDNASLAQPHTQQNGANDTNDNSEVTVASPESTDFSADIGAQVLWFLMIVTLFLLLLWVAAFSPLRRRLRLLKLQSLTPEKKIIEMYKYFLRALSVQGLPIKHGETPIHYAQRIDESLAFKPGFNTVTEIFLKARYSTISIDEKEIQFVIDFYSTFPDQCKERTSWLRYIVVNNM; translated from the coding sequence ATGAGTTATGTTATCAATTTAATTATAGCCGCAAGTTTGAGCTTTAGTTTTGTTTATGCTTTAACGTCAGCTTTAAGCATGACATATGAAGCGAAAGATGTATTTTTGCTGGTTTTCTTTGCTTCGATCCTATGCTCCATTGTTTTTATGAACAGGCTGTCGCAAAAGATCTTTGCGGGTGCTTTAGTTCTTATCGCAGCAGGTAGTCTTTTTTATTTTTACTTCAAGTCCTCGGCCTTTAAGCTGGTTTACAGCAAGACAATAGCCACCTTTCTCTGGCTCAAGAGCTATATCAACGGGGAAGTGCCACTGACACCGGAGTATCAATTATATACGTTGTTGGCCTTAAGTATCGCTATTTCACTGGCAGTTTATCTCTTTACGGTCAAAAAGTTCAATTTCTACGTTTTATTAGTCGGAGGGATGAGCCTATTTGCGGTGCAATGGATACTTGATTATTTTGTCAGCTTTCTCCCCTTTTATGTTTTTGTGTTACTGATACTTGTCTGTTATTTTAAATATATTTACGTAAGAAATAATGCAACCGTCCAAAGGACTTCCCGTCAAGCTCCGGCAGCCTTTTTGCTTCTTGCTGCTTTCATGAGCGCGCTGGTATTCCTATTTGCTTATTATATGCCTGCAAGCGATCAACCACTGGAAGGGGAATGGATGCAAGCAAAGCTAAATATCAGCAATACAGGGTATTTCGTAACTAGATCGACAGGTTTTAGTGAAGAGAGCTCAAGGCTAGGAGGGAATATCACTTTAGATGATACACTGGTAATGAAGGTGGATTCTCCCGAAGGGGGCATCTATTTAAAAGGAGCGATCAGGGATCTGTATACGGGCTCTTCATGGGAATGCGTCGATTCAGCCCTTACTGATCTAGGTGAGACCTTTCAACTAAATAAGTTTAATGCCGATTTATTGGCGACTTCTGAAGATATCAGGCAATTTTTTAATAAAATTTCTTTAAAAATAACGTATGAAAATCTAAGAACCAATACACTGTTCATTCCTGTAAAAACTGAGAGTTTAAAATTTGATACAGGACCGTTGAATCTTTTTCTGGATCCTTATGGTATGCTCTCCAGTGAAAATTTTCTGGGGCAAGATTTTAACTATAACGTAGAATTTTATAGCCTGAAGAAAAATAACGAAAGCCTTACCCAATACTTAAGAAACAGCAGCAGCCGCTACAACAGCTCCCGGTATTATCAGCTGCCTGCTGAGCTTCCGGAAAGGGTGAAAAGGCTTGCTCTGGAGATAACCTCTTCAACCAAGAATGATTATGATCGTGTCAAAGCGATCGAAGTTTATCTTGCCACAAACTACAAGTACACCTTGGAGCCTGGAACGACCCCAAAGGGGCGTGATTTTGTAGATTATTTTCTATTTGACCTCAAACAGGGCTATTGTACCTATTATGCATCAGCCATGACCGTTCTTACCCGCTCCCTTGGGATTCCGGCCCGGTATGTGGAGGGTTATGTTCTTCCTACACAACCGGTCGAAGGTACAACCTATGAGGTTACAAACAGTCAGGCCCATGCCTGGGTGGAAGTGTACTTTGAAGGATTGGGATGGATTCCTTTTGAACCGACCTCTCCTTTCTTAGAGAATTCAAATGTGGACAATGCTTCACTTGCTCAACCCCATACCCAACAAAACGGTGCGAACGATACGAACGACAATTCAGAAGTCACTGTGGCTTCTCCTGAAAGCACTGATTTCAGTGCAGACATTGGTGCACAGGTATTATGGTTTTTAATGATCGTTACACTATTTCTTTTGTTGCTGTGGGTTGCGGCCTTTTCTCCCCTTCGGCGCAGACTCCGCTTACTAAAGCTGCAAAGTCTCACTCCGGAGAAAAAAATAATTGAAATGTATAAATACTTTTTAAGGGCATTATCTGTACAAGGTTTGCCGATAAAACATGGAGAAACCCCAATACACTATGCACAACGTATTGATGAATCCTTAGCATTTAAACCTGGTTTTAATACCGTAACTGAAATTTTTCTTAAGGCGCGTTATAGCACAATATCAATTGACGAAAAAGAAATCCAGTTTGTCATTGATTTTTACAGTACATTTCCTGACCAATGCAAGGAAAGAACGAGCTGGCTAAGGTACATTGTTGTTAACAATATGTGA
- a CDS encoding corrinoid protein produces the protein MRSQEGLLKVLSDCVVDMKDESVSGVAEEYIAAGYPALDGILKGLVDGMQRASKLYEEEEYFITELLVCADVMYNGLDVLRPHLPTTDTEKKHKVVIGVVEGDTHDIGKNLVKIMLETAGYEMYDLGRDVPVQNFVDKAKEVDADVIAMSTLMSTTMPGMGEVVELLKAAGIREKVKVIIGGAPISMSFAKKIGADAYSGDAVEAVKTVNRLLGAEKAAVGA, from the coding sequence ATGCGAAGTCAAGAAGGGTTATTAAAAGTTCTTTCTGATTGTGTAGTAGATATGAAGGATGAATCAGTAAGCGGTGTGGCCGAAGAATATATTGCAGCGGGATATCCTGCTCTGGATGGTATTCTAAAAGGTTTGGTAGACGGTATGCAAAGAGCATCCAAATTATATGAAGAGGAAGAATACTTTATTACGGAATTATTAGTTTGCGCAGATGTTATGTATAACGGTCTGGACGTATTACGTCCCCATTTACCTACAACCGATACAGAAAAAAAACATAAGGTTGTTATTGGTGTTGTAGAAGGGGATACCCATGATATCGGAAAAAACCTGGTTAAAATTATGCTGGAAACAGCAGGATATGAAATGTATGATTTGGGCAGGGACGTTCCCGTGCAAAATTTTGTGGATAAAGCAAAGGAAGTGGATGCCGACGTCATTGCCATGTCTACATTAATGTCCACTACCATGCCGGGAATGGGTGAAGTTGTGGAACTGCTTAAAGCCGCAGGCATTAGAGAAAAGGTAAAGGTGATCATTGGTGGGGCACCTATTTCCATGTCCTTTGCCAAAAAGATCGGTGCTGACGCTTATTCCGGTGATGCGGTAGAAGCGGTTAAAACAGTTAATCGGCTACTAGGTGCGGAAAAAGCAGCGGTGGGGGCGTAA
- a CDS encoding double-cubane-cluster-containing anaerobic reductase, with product MEIRKELPEIFEEFAEARQNAFLAAKAQKEKNIPLIGIFCTYFPMELATAMNASVVGLCSTSDETIPEAEKDLPSNLCPLVKSSYGFAKTDKCPFFYFSDLVVGETTCDAKKKMYEYLGEIKPVHVMQLPNTQDEEGFKLWKKEVIKMKEVLEEKFGVEITEDKLRAAIKTRNEERKAISALFELMKNDPVPIMGHDLFKLVYGSSFNFNVEQVINEIKAITEKIKNERGEEPKIAKMPRILITGCPIGGATEKVIKAIEENGAVVVGYENCVGYKKYDRLIDEEKEDVYEAIAERYFKIGCSVMAPDKYRYQLLDRIIDEYNIDGVVEVTLQACHTYNVESFGIKRYVNDTKNKPYLLVETDYSQSDVGQLSTRLTAFIEMLQQ from the coding sequence ATGGAAATTAGAAAAGAATTACCAGAAATATTTGAGGAATTTGCCGAAGCGAGACAGAATGCTTTTCTGGCGGCAAAAGCACAAAAGGAAAAGAATATCCCGTTAATCGGTATCTTTTGCACCTATTTTCCCATGGAATTGGCAACAGCCATGAATGCATCTGTCGTTGGTTTATGTTCAACTTCAGATGAAACGATTCCGGAAGCAGAAAAAGATTTACCCAGCAATCTTTGTCCATTGGTTAAATCCAGTTATGGATTTGCTAAAACCGATAAATGTCCATTCTTCTATTTTTCCGATTTGGTGGTTGGGGAGACCACTTGCGATGCTAAGAAAAAAATGTATGAATATTTGGGTGAGATAAAACCCGTTCATGTGATGCAGCTGCCTAATACCCAGGATGAAGAGGGCTTCAAGCTGTGGAAAAAAGAAGTTATCAAAATGAAAGAGGTTCTGGAAGAAAAATTCGGCGTAGAAATCACAGAAGATAAACTGCGTGCAGCAATCAAAACAAGAAATGAAGAAAGAAAAGCTATTTCTGCCCTTTTTGAGTTAATGAAAAATGATCCTGTACCCATCATGGGACATGATTTGTTCAAGCTTGTTTACGGCAGCTCTTTTAATTTTAATGTGGAGCAGGTAATTAACGAGATCAAAGCCATTACGGAAAAAATTAAAAATGAGCGCGGGGAAGAACCCAAGATTGCCAAAATGCCTCGGATTTTAATTACCGGATGCCCTATCGGCGGCGCTACGGAAAAGGTCATTAAAGCGATCGAAGAGAACGGTGCGGTTGTTGTTGGTTATGAGAACTGTGTAGGTTATAAAAAATATGACCGTTTAATTGATGAAGAAAAAGAAGATGTTTATGAAGCAATTGCTGAGAGGTATTTCAAAATCGGTTGTTCGGTAATGGCACCGGATAAGTATCGTTATCAATTATTGGATCGCATCATTGATGAATATAATATTGACGGTGTCGTGGAAGTAACCTTGCAGGCCTGCCATACCTACAACGTGGAGAGTTTTGGCATTAAGAGATATGTGAATGATACAAAAAATAAACCCTATCTCTTGGTGGAAACCGATTATTCTCAATCTGATGTGGGTCAGCTTTCTACCAGATTGACAGCATTTATTGAAATGCTTCAGCAATAA